The following proteins come from a genomic window of Streptomyces sp. GS7:
- a CDS encoding sigma-70 family RNA polymerase sigma factor gives MGVDGRDERRGDDSAGPPSGQVPGQTGPLGATPPVKRPAGPEVPEPSVPPQREHARRVAETSGREPAGASASGPDADLPPSDGQLIAAMRAGDDSAYEEMYRRHAEAVRRYARSCCRDAHTAEDLTGEVFARTLQAVRGGAGPDSAVRAYLLTAVRRVAAAWAKTTRREQLVEDFAVFAVSAAGASLDDDTLDLGADVRAMHEAEQSMAMQAFRSLPERYQTVLWHTTIEDESPSQVAPLLGLTANATAVLAHRAREGLKQAYLQAHVSQSLTAGGDCARYADRLGAYARGGLRMRAERGLRRHLEECARCRMAALEVADVNERIGAVLPIAVVGWFAAGYAVKGAAVVAGVAGAGAAAGAGAAAAASGAGAGSGTTSGAGGAALGEGLGVPVKVAIGAGLVVAAGAALAFALAGSPQPAPHPQAKPHRPVPSAPRSPSPAPSQKPVPSQKPVPPVGGAVPVPAPVRTPSPTPTPTPTPTPTPTPTPTATPTPVPTPPKPTPTPAPTPTSTPTPPTPPKPPPTTYQIGSLPYDFAGDGTAPEVRTFESSWMWKRHRPSIDGTAYPHGVSVQASSSVVIALNRQCTAYDAVAGVDDLSLGLGALRFSVYADGVRLWQSGVVHGGERGVPVHVPLAGRRTLRLVVEPASAGDLVALGDWARSQISCR, from the coding sequence ATGGGTGTTGACGGGCGGGACGAGCGGCGCGGAGACGACAGTGCGGGCCCGCCTTCCGGACAGGTTCCCGGTCAGACCGGGCCGCTGGGAGCGACGCCCCCGGTGAAGCGCCCGGCGGGGCCGGAGGTGCCCGAGCCCAGCGTGCCGCCGCAGCGCGAGCACGCCCGCCGGGTGGCGGAGACCTCCGGGCGCGAACCGGCCGGTGCGTCCGCCAGCGGCCCGGACGCCGATCTGCCGCCGTCCGACGGCCAGTTGATCGCGGCCATGCGGGCCGGCGACGACAGCGCGTACGAGGAGATGTACCGCCGGCATGCCGAGGCGGTGCGGCGCTATGCGCGCAGCTGCTGCCGCGACGCGCACACCGCGGAGGACCTGACCGGAGAGGTGTTCGCGCGCACGCTGCAGGCGGTGCGGGGCGGGGCGGGGCCGGATTCGGCGGTGCGCGCCTATCTGCTGACCGCCGTCCGGCGGGTCGCCGCGGCCTGGGCGAAGACCACCAGACGGGAGCAACTGGTCGAGGACTTCGCGGTGTTCGCGGTGTCGGCGGCCGGGGCGTCGCTGGACGACGACACGCTCGACCTCGGCGCGGACGTCCGGGCGATGCACGAGGCCGAGCAGTCGATGGCGATGCAGGCGTTCCGCAGCCTGCCGGAGCGCTATCAGACGGTGCTGTGGCACACCACGATCGAGGACGAGTCGCCGAGTCAGGTCGCACCGCTGCTGGGGCTGACCGCGAACGCCACCGCCGTACTGGCGCACCGGGCCCGGGAGGGCCTCAAACAGGCGTATCTGCAGGCGCATGTGAGCCAGTCGCTGACCGCGGGCGGCGACTGCGCCCGGTATGCCGACCGGCTCGGCGCGTACGCCCGGGGCGGGCTGCGGATGCGGGCCGAACGGGGGCTGCGCAGGCATCTGGAGGAGTGCGCCCGGTGCCGGATGGCGGCGCTGGAGGTCGCGGACGTCAACGAACGGATCGGGGCGGTGCTGCCGATCGCGGTCGTCGGATGGTTCGCGGCCGGGTACGCCGTCAAGGGCGCCGCCGTCGTGGCGGGGGTCGCCGGGGCGGGGGCGGCGGCGGGGGCCGGTGCGGCTGCCGCCGCGTCCGGGGCCGGGGCCGGCTCCGGCACGACGAGCGGTGCCGGCGGCGCGGCCCTCGGTGAGGGGCTGGGCGTGCCGGTGAAGGTCGCGATCGGCGCCGGGCTCGTGGTCGCGGCGGGCGCGGCGCTGGCCTTCGCGCTGGCCGGGTCCCCTCAACCGGCCCCGCACCCGCAGGCGAAGCCGCACCGGCCGGTACCGTCCGCACCGCGATCGCCGTCTCCGGCGCCGTCGCAGAAGCCGGTGCCGTCGCAGAAGCCGGTGCCGCCGGTGGGCGGGGCGGTGCCCGTGCCGGCACCCGTCCGGACACCCAGCCCTACGCCGACGCCGACGCCGACGCCGACGCCGACGCCGACGCCGACGCCGACGGCCACGCCGACACCGGTCCCCACGCCGCCGAAGCCGACGCCCACGCCCGCGCCCACGCCGACATCCACACCGACACCGCCGACACCGCCGAAGCCGCCGCCGACGACGTACCAAATCGGCTCACTGCCCTACGACTTCGCCGGCGACGGCACCGCGCCGGAGGTGCGCACCTTCGAGAGCAGTTGGATGTGGAAGCGGCATCGGCCGAGCATCGACGGCACGGCGTATCCCCACGGCGTGAGCGTGCAGGCGTCGTCCTCGGTGGTGATCGCGCTCAACCGGCAGTGCACCGCGTATGACGCCGTGGCGGGTGTCGACGATCTCAGCCTGGGGCTGGGGGCGCTGCGCTTCTCCGTGTACGCGGACGGGGTGCGGCTGTGGCAGTCGGGGGTGGTGCACGGCGGGGAGCGGGGAGTCCCGGTGCACGTACCGCTGGCGGGCCGCAGGACGCTGCGGCTGGTGGTCGAGCCGGCGAGCGCCGGCGATCTGGTGGCGCTGGGGGACTGGGCCCGGTCGCAGATCAGCTGCCGGTGA
- a CDS encoding TetR/AcrR family transcriptional regulator: protein MHIQGSQWPAAVAVTAASNGANGSSGDSRGTGAVTGANGRSTPLRVDAQRNLEHVLRAAREVFGELGYGAPMEDVARRARVGVGTVYRRFPSKDVLVRRIAEEETARLTEQARAALGQEDDPWSALSRFLRTSVASGAGRLLPPGILRVGASEESGPETRVPDGGIEARVPQQRVAGEAVEPRTATAESGAGAVEETPGGQALLEVVGRLVERARAADALRADVTVSDVLLVIATGAPALPDPEHQRAASARLLEILLEGLRSRPAG, encoded by the coding sequence ATGCACATTCAGGGCTCTCAATGGCCGGCGGCAGTCGCTGTGACCGCTGCTTCCAACGGTGCCAACGGCAGCAGCGGTGACAGCCGCGGTACGGGCGCGGTGACCGGCGCCAACGGCCGCAGCACGCCACTGCGCGTGGATGCCCAGCGCAATCTGGAGCATGTACTGCGCGCGGCCCGCGAGGTGTTCGGCGAGCTGGGATACGGCGCGCCCATGGAGGACGTGGCGCGGCGGGCCCGCGTCGGTGTCGGGACGGTCTACCGCCGCTTCCCGAGCAAGGACGTACTGGTCCGGCGGATAGCCGAGGAGGAGACCGCGCGGCTGACCGAGCAGGCGCGGGCCGCGCTGGGACAGGAGGACGACCCGTGGTCGGCGCTGTCGCGGTTCCTGCGGACGTCGGTCGCCTCGGGAGCCGGACGGCTGCTGCCGCCGGGCATCCTGCGGGTGGGCGCGAGCGAGGAGAGCGGGCCGGAGACACGGGTTCCGGACGGCGGGATCGAGGCGCGGGTGCCGCAGCAGCGGGTCGCCGGCGAGGCGGTCGAGCCGCGGACGGCCACCGCCGAGAGCGGGGCCGGCGCGGTGGAGGAGACGCCCGGCGGGCAGGCCCTGCTGGAGGTCGTCGGGCGACTGGTGGAGCGGGCCCGGGCGGCGGATGCGCTGCGGGCCGATGTCACGGTCTCCGACGTCCTGCTCGTGATCGCCACGGGCGCGCCCGCGCTGCCCGATCCCGAGCACCAGCGGGCCGCCTCCGCGCGGCTGCTGGAGATCCTGCTGGAGGGACTGCGGTCGCGCCCGGCCGGGTGA
- a CDS encoding NAD(P)/FAD-dependent oxidoreductase gives MSSDDVARILVVGGGCVGMYTALRLQRTLKQELRQHTAEIIVVDPEPYMTYQPFLPEAAAGSISPRHVVVPLRRVLPDCDVVIGEVTAIDHAERKATISTLAAEEAGAEAMIVAYDELVLAPGSVSRALPVPGLADVGIGFKTVEEAIGLRNHVLEQLDIASSTRDPAVRDAALTFVFVGGGYAGVEALAELEDMARYAVRYYHNVRPEDMKWILVEATDRILPEVGPELGRYAVRELRARNIDVRLETRLESCENRVAQLSDGSRFPTRTLVWTAGVKPHPIVAATKLPLNGRGRLKCTATLQVDGAEHAWSAGDAAAVPDLTAPPPASPDEPPAECAPNAQHAVRQAKVLAENLTAVVRGGQVRNYEHKYVGSVASLGLHKGVAHVYGRKLKGYPAWLMHRVYHLSRVPTLNRKARILAEWTLAGLFKREIVSLGSLENPRAEFELAAGTGRHNETS, from the coding sequence GTGTCTTCGGACGATGTGGCGCGGATTCTCGTGGTCGGCGGCGGCTGCGTGGGGATGTACACCGCCCTGCGGCTGCAGCGGACGCTCAAGCAGGAGCTGCGGCAGCACACCGCCGAGATCATCGTCGTCGACCCCGAGCCGTACATGACGTATCAGCCGTTCCTGCCCGAGGCGGCGGCCGGCTCCATCTCCCCGCGCCATGTCGTCGTCCCGCTGCGCCGCGTCCTGCCGGACTGCGATGTCGTCATCGGCGAGGTCACCGCCATCGACCATGCCGAGCGGAAGGCGACCATCTCGACCCTGGCCGCCGAGGAGGCCGGCGCCGAGGCCATGATCGTGGCGTACGACGAGCTGGTCCTCGCGCCGGGATCGGTCTCGCGCGCCCTCCCCGTCCCCGGCCTCGCCGACGTCGGCATCGGCTTCAAGACCGTCGAAGAGGCCATCGGGCTGCGCAACCACGTCCTCGAACAGCTCGACATCGCCTCCTCCACCCGCGACCCCGCCGTCCGCGACGCGGCGCTCACCTTCGTCTTCGTCGGCGGCGGCTACGCAGGCGTCGAAGCGCTCGCCGAACTGGAGGACATGGCCCGCTACGCCGTCCGCTATTACCACAACGTCCGGCCCGAGGACATGAAGTGGATCCTGGTCGAGGCGACCGACCGGATCCTGCCCGAAGTCGGCCCGGAGCTGGGCCGCTACGCCGTCCGCGAACTGCGCGCCCGCAACATCGACGTACGGCTGGAGACCCGGCTGGAGTCCTGCGAGAACCGCGTCGCGCAGCTCAGCGACGGCTCCCGCTTCCCCACCAGAACCCTGGTCTGGACCGCGGGCGTCAAGCCGCACCCCATCGTGGCTGCGACCAAGCTGCCGCTGAACGGCCGCGGGCGCCTCAAGTGCACCGCCACGCTCCAGGTGGACGGTGCCGAACACGCCTGGTCCGCCGGGGACGCCGCCGCCGTCCCGGACCTGACGGCACCGCCGCCCGCCTCGCCCGACGAGCCCCCGGCGGAGTGCGCGCCCAACGCGCAGCACGCCGTCCGCCAGGCCAAGGTGCTCGCCGAGAACCTCACGGCGGTCGTGCGCGGCGGCCAGGTCAGGAACTACGAGCACAAGTACGTCGGTTCGGTCGCCTCGCTCGGTCTGCACAAGGGCGTCGCCCATGTCTACGGGCGCAAGCTGAAGGGCTACCCGGCGTGGCTGATGCACCGCGTCTACCACCTCAGCCGGGTCCCCACCCTCAACCGCAAGGCCCGGATCCTCGCCGAGTGGACCCTCGCCGGCCTGTTCAAACGCGAGATCGTCTCACTGGGCTCGCTGGAGAACCCACGCGCCGAGTTCGAACTCGCCGCGGGCACCGGCCGGCACAACGAAACCAGCTGA
- a CDS encoding ATP-binding SpoIIE family protein phosphatase translates to MIFTRWSAKLPGTQRRAAARSDRATPPATPSADPAAHSAAPADGGDAPEGPPGGVPAARGEGPSSEDAAPGAAPPTVDALSVHDILGTIPALVAVVYGPEHRIAYVNGAYAGVFGPRPAGQTAREALPELGELGLLPLMDQVLRSGKPRTVKSRKVPAGAGGDRTRDGYYTFTCTPIEVAASGPAPDPEVACVAPHKGVLVFGAEVTDQIESAERLRASEARQRAAAVTLQRSLLPQELEQPDDLRVAATYQPGGTDAAVGGDWYDVITLGAGRTALVIGDVMGRGVRAAAVMGQLRTAVRAYARLDLPPHEVLQLLDGLAAEIDASQIATCVYAVHDPNEGRLVYSSAGHLPILVRDPDGAVLRAAEPTGPPLGTGGWLHTSGSVPLAPGSSAVLYTDGLVERRDKDIDDGVEALERAFAGATGAPDIVCDRLLRSLGITATHDDDVAILVIQNPDRTGHDAELFHNAALELHGGTEAAPRARAFASGVLASWRFSPELHDLGVLAASELVANSLQHGTPPMRLRLRRTDRRLIIEVTDGDDHLPRRRRAEPADEAGRGISIVATIASSWGSRRTPGGGKAVWCEFALPRG, encoded by the coding sequence GTGATCTTCACGCGCTGGAGCGCCAAACTCCCCGGCACACAGCGGCGCGCCGCCGCCCGGTCCGACCGCGCCACCCCGCCGGCGACCCCGTCCGCGGACCCCGCGGCACACTCCGCCGCGCCCGCGGACGGCGGCGACGCGCCCGAGGGACCGCCAGGCGGCGTCCCCGCCGCCCGCGGCGAAGGCCCCTCCTCCGAGGACGCCGCCCCCGGAGCCGCTCCGCCCACCGTCGACGCGCTCTCCGTCCACGACATCCTCGGCACCATCCCCGCCCTGGTCGCCGTCGTCTACGGCCCCGAGCACCGCATCGCCTATGTCAACGGCGCCTACGCCGGCGTCTTCGGCCCCCGCCCGGCCGGCCAGACCGCCCGCGAAGCCCTCCCCGAACTCGGCGAACTGGGCCTGCTCCCGCTGATGGACCAGGTCCTGCGCAGCGGCAAGCCGCGCACGGTCAAGTCCCGCAAGGTCCCGGCCGGCGCCGGAGGCGACCGCACCCGCGACGGCTACTACACCTTCACCTGCACCCCGATCGAGGTCGCCGCCAGCGGCCCGGCACCCGACCCCGAGGTCGCCTGCGTCGCCCCGCACAAGGGCGTCCTGGTCTTCGGCGCCGAGGTCACCGACCAGATCGAGTCCGCCGAACGGCTGCGCGCCAGCGAAGCCCGCCAGCGCGCCGCCGCGGTCACCCTCCAGCGCTCCCTCCTGCCCCAGGAGCTGGAACAGCCCGACGACCTGCGGGTCGCCGCCACCTACCAGCCCGGCGGCACCGACGCCGCGGTCGGCGGCGACTGGTACGACGTCATCACCCTCGGCGCCGGCCGCACAGCCCTGGTCATCGGGGACGTCATGGGCCGCGGGGTGCGCGCCGCCGCCGTCATGGGCCAGCTCCGCACCGCGGTCCGCGCCTACGCCCGCCTCGACCTCCCGCCCCACGAGGTCCTGCAACTCCTGGACGGTCTGGCCGCCGAGATCGACGCCAGCCAGATCGCCACCTGCGTCTACGCCGTCCACGACCCCAACGAAGGCCGCCTGGTCTACTCCTCGGCCGGCCACCTGCCGATCCTCGTACGCGACCCGGACGGCGCGGTCCTCCGCGCCGCCGAACCGACCGGCCCGCCCCTGGGCACCGGCGGCTGGCTGCACACCTCCGGCTCGGTCCCGCTCGCCCCCGGCAGCAGCGCCGTCCTCTATACGGACGGCCTCGTCGAGCGCCGCGACAAGGACATCGACGACGGCGTCGAGGCACTGGAGCGCGCCTTCGCCGGCGCCACCGGCGCACCCGACATCGTCTGCGACCGCCTGCTGCGCTCCCTCGGCATCACCGCGACCCACGACGACGACGTCGCCATCCTCGTCATCCAGAACCCGGACCGTACGGGCCATGACGCCGAGCTGTTCCACAACGCCGCGCTCGAACTCCACGGCGGCACCGAAGCCGCGCCCAGGGCCCGCGCCTTCGCGTCCGGCGTCCTCGCCTCCTGGCGGTTCTCCCCGGAACTCCACGACCTCGGAGTCCTGGCCGCCAGCGAACTGGTCGCCAACTCCCTCCAGCACGGCACCCCGCCGATGCGCCTGCGGCTGCGCCGCACCGACCGCCGCCTGATCATCGAGGTCACCGACGGCGACGACCACCTCCCGCGCCGCCGGCGGGCCGAGCCCGCCGACGAGGCCGGCCGCGGCATCTCCATCGTCGCCACCATCGCGTCCTCCTGGGGCTCGCGCCGAACCCCGGGAGGCGGGAAGGCGGTGTGGTGCGAATTCGCCCTGCCGCGGGGGTAG
- a CDS encoding MFS transporter, translating into MTTAMGAALRRIQLGNALSAFGNGFTVPYLYVYVANVRNLGASTAGVVLAMLAVSALVVLPLTGRAIDRRGPLPVAVAGTVAAAAGALGIGLSATEPMVVASAIALGAGIAVIQPALATMIVWCSTTVTRSRAFATQFFLNNLGLGVGGLVGGQLVDPAHASSFVRLFAIEAVMFLVLGAAIATVRLPKAPRVEDAVPTEERAKGAWRALFGDRRMVWLCVLGFVLFFACYGQFESGLAAYATEVTRIDPATLGIALAANTAAIVAAQFVVLRLVERRRRSRVMALVGMVWTVAWIAAGLSGLVHGAQAVATTLLISTYALFGVGESMLSPTVAPLVADLAPASLIGQYNSAFALVKQLALAVGPAVGALMVGHGLYVAYIAMLVLCCVGITGLALWLGRMLSPAQDQPHRVTTVPAPRAEAEAVGAAA; encoded by the coding sequence GTGACCACCGCGATGGGCGCCGCGCTGCGCCGGATCCAGCTGGGGAACGCGCTGAGCGCGTTCGGCAACGGCTTCACGGTTCCGTATCTGTACGTCTATGTGGCGAACGTGCGGAATCTTGGTGCCAGTACGGCCGGTGTGGTGCTGGCGATGCTGGCGGTGTCCGCGCTGGTCGTGCTGCCGCTGACCGGGCGCGCGATCGACCGGCGGGGTCCGCTGCCGGTGGCCGTCGCGGGGACGGTCGCCGCTGCCGCCGGTGCGCTGGGGATCGGGCTGTCGGCGACCGAGCCGATGGTCGTCGCGTCGGCGATCGCGCTGGGTGCCGGTATAGCGGTGATCCAGCCGGCGCTCGCGACGATGATCGTGTGGTGCTCGACGACGGTGACCCGGTCGCGGGCGTTCGCCACCCAGTTCTTCCTGAACAACCTGGGGCTGGGCGTCGGCGGACTGGTCGGTGGGCAGTTGGTCGATCCGGCGCATGCGTCGAGCTTTGTGCGGCTGTTCGCCATCGAGGCCGTGATGTTCCTGGTGCTGGGAGCGGCGATCGCGACCGTACGGCTGCCGAAGGCGCCGCGGGTCGAGGACGCGGTGCCGACCGAGGAGCGGGCCAAGGGGGCCTGGCGGGCGCTGTTCGGCGACCGGCGGATGGTGTGGCTGTGCGTGCTGGGCTTTGTGCTGTTCTTCGCCTGCTACGGGCAGTTCGAGTCGGGGCTGGCGGCGTACGCCACCGAGGTCACGCGGATCGACCCGGCGACGCTGGGGATCGCACTGGCGGCGAACACGGCGGCGATCGTGGCGGCGCAGTTCGTGGTGCTCAGGTTGGTCGAGCGGCGGCGCCGGAGCCGGGTGATGGCGCTGGTCGGGATGGTCTGGACGGTGGCGTGGATAGCCGCCGGGCTGTCCGGGCTGGTGCACGGTGCCCAGGCGGTGGCGACGACGCTGCTGATATCCACGTACGCGCTGTTCGGTGTCGGTGAGTCGATGCTGTCGCCGACGGTGGCGCCGTTGGTCGCGGATCTGGCGCCGGCCTCGCTGATCGGTCAGTACAACTCGGCGTTTGCGCTGGTCAAGCAGCTGGCGCTGGCGGTCGGACCGGCCGTGGGGGCGCTGATGGTGGGCCACGGGCTGTATGTGGCGTACATCGCGATGCTGGTGCTGTGCTGCGTGGGGATCACCGGGCTGGCGCTGTGGCTGGGGCGGATGCTCAGCCCGGCACAGGACCAGCCGCACCGGGTGACGACCGTCCCCGCGCCGCGGGCCGAGGCGGAGGCCGTGGGCGCAGCCGCGTAG
- a CDS encoding MarR family winged helix-turn-helix transcriptional regulator: MPEPSDAAADATEPSLEEQIAAYQREFQDLDPQVEQVVSALQRLNRRMNVAYGRQTATLGLSNAEWEVLKALVVSGAPYRMGPGELAKLLGLTPAAMTHRIDRMANEGLVTRERDETNRVRVIVELTHEGREKWREAMRLATVFEEELLQDLDGEERRILGEVLTRLLRRVEDAQPDAEGRLSDLG, from the coding sequence ATGCCAGAGCCCTCAGATGCGGCAGCCGACGCCACCGAGCCGAGCCTCGAAGAACAGATCGCGGCCTACCAGCGCGAGTTCCAGGACCTCGACCCCCAGGTGGAGCAGGTCGTCTCCGCACTTCAGCGCCTCAACCGACGGATGAACGTCGCCTATGGACGGCAGACCGCCACCCTCGGCCTGAGCAACGCCGAATGGGAGGTCCTCAAGGCCCTCGTCGTCTCGGGTGCTCCCTACCGCATGGGTCCCGGCGAACTCGCCAAGCTCCTCGGCCTCACGCCGGCCGCCATGACCCACCGCATCGACCGCATGGCGAACGAGGGTCTGGTCACCCGGGAACGCGACGAGACCAACCGTGTCCGCGTCATCGTCGAGCTGACCCACGAAGGCCGGGAGAAGTGGCGGGAGGCGATGCGCCTGGCGACGGTCTTCGAAGAGGAACTCCTCCAGGACCTCGACGGCGAAGAACGCCGCATCCTCGGCGAGGTGTTGACGCGCCTGCTGCGCCGTGTCGAGGACGCTCAGCCGGACGCCGAAGGCCGCCTGAGCGACCTCGGCTGA